In Tenebrio molitor chromosome 6, icTenMoli1.1, whole genome shotgun sequence, one genomic interval encodes:
- the LOC138133433 gene encoding uncharacterized protein isoform X5, with translation MSRPVFPLPDKVSKNHSGMVQTPHQQSDQNPVFRATYHPAPQEYYNGQATPSTGAVPRQSWHGNDAPKPAPRPYQEDFPQNNSQQVSVQIEQSKEPASKDKKSMTKTYHTIKDIISSRFKSNKDNLEEKPEEPGLNNVTEELRRSQRNIGEEQTEKKSSGGEQGIYGKPRVDPNISHQQHQYNQHIIQQQMLQAQQYQVSQQIKMQSMYQQQLVQTRSQEMLVARPEEQIYYQNAYGGTPQRSGNRFVVPGSREQNYVQMQHHSQFTATKEKDERRQPIAMERRSAQQIERDSQRQKSFEARRAASQPQLAYEDDTTPEMPDSRPQPQAAPTRRGSHGNIMEAGSIIPASADTEKDSDDGGFLKRNNSKERRLEDKKPEVSQEEESKVTEALQGTPRKRLEGEIGKIEGVYNVGQRTKGEDEGRGKKNASGSAASSDYDKTGQSSSNADSGRGSAAYSSGRRPGGIDLNGDGCDTGQVQGGHYRDHHGGHDSEWVDIVENELRHILEPKLHELSLQGNSVGIANSTLSESISSMTPPLPPLSPGEQSSPNITPRNSTRYKHSSLPYGSKPDYDGYSKSSKLHTGRESAGNSRWHSSSNQKHKSTKKMDHSAVLRGKQIFGLDTTDLTSTTTRSLDLESMLDGQSDSDGDISTTDARAIRKQLEGLETMYSEVLKLLGVKKYSGRYQPSDPRFSKRRYGSMSSLPSSSVSSRPIRDKRRAHEDRKKVRDIRGINKRFQRLESHVVTLARSVAHLSSEMRTQHLMIQEMENIRGEIAALRTQTNMLNVRSQSASRVLNTSKDLPTLANPTRVKKLTKFFGDEPPLLRLFLRKLGYEKYANVFENERVGMVELPYLSEERLQKMGVPLGPRLRIMQEAQISVCKDNTLCIV, from the exons AATCACTCGGGCATGGTACAGACCCCTCATCAGCAATCCGACCAGAACCCAGTTTTCCGGGCTACTTACCACCCCGCCCCGCAGGAGTACTATAACGGTCAAGCGACCCCCTCCACCGGTGCTGTTCCAAGACAATCTTGGCACGGAAATGACGCCCCCAAACCCGCTCCTCGCCCATATCAAGAAGACTTTCCCCAAAACAACTCCCAGCAAGTGTCGGTACAGATTGAACAATCGAAGGAACCAGCTTCAAAGGATAAGAAAAGTATGACGAAAACGTATCACACGATTAAGGATATCATATCGAGCAGGTTTAAGAGCAACAAAGATAATTTGGAAGAGAAACCGGAGGAGCCTGGCTTGAATAATGTCACCGAGGAGTTGAGACGCAGTCAAAGAAACATCGGGGAGGAGCAAacggaaaaaaaaagttccggTGGGGAGCAGGGCATATACGGGAAGCCGCGAGTGGACCCGAACATTTCGCACCAACAACACCAATACAATCAGCATATTATACAACAGCAGATGTTACAAGCTCAGCAATATCAGGTCAGCCAGCAGATCAAGATGCAAAGTATGTATCAACAGCAACTTGTTCAGACAAGGAGTCAAGAAATGTTGGTGGCGAGACCGGAAGAACAGATTTACTACCAGAATGCGTACGGTGGTACGCCCCAAAGGAGTGGAAATAGATTTGTGGTGCCCGGAAGCAGAGAACAGAATTATGTGCAAATGCAACATCATTCTCAG TTTACCGCTACTAAAGAGAAAGATGAAAGGCGACAACCGATCGCGATGGAACGCCGCAGTGCCCAACAGATAGAGCGCGACAGTCAACGTCAGAAAAGCTTTGAAGCACGTCGTGCCGCTTCTCAACCCCAACTAGCCTATGAGGATGACACCACACCAGAAATGCCAGACAGCCGTCCCCAACCTCAAGCAGCTCCCACTCGAAGAGGCTCCCACGGTAATATCATGGAAGCCGGTTCCATAATACCAGCGTCTGCAGACACAGAGAAGGACAGCGATGACGGTGGTTTCCTCAAGCGGAACAACTCCAAAGAAAGGAGATTGGAGGACAAGAAACCTGAAGTGAGCCAAGAAGAAGAGAGTAAAGTGACGGAAGCCCTTCAAGGAACGCCACGTAAACGATTGGAGGGCGAAATTGGGAAGATCGAAGGTGTATACAATGTGGGACAGAGAACGAAAGGGGAAGATGAGGGGAGGGGTAAGAAGAATGCATCTGGATCTGCTGCCAGCTCAGATTATGACAAGACGGGGCAATCCTCGTCTAATGCTGACTCCGGGAGGGGAAGTGCCGCGTACAGTAGCGGCCGGAGACCGGGAGGGATTGACTTGAATGGAGATGGTTGTGATACAGGACAGGTTCAAGGAGGACATTATAGGGACCACCACGGAGGGCATGATTCTGAATGGGTAGACATCGTAGAAAACGAGTTGAGACATATTTTGGAGCCTAAACTTCACGAATTATCCCTACAAGGAAATAGTGTCGGTATCGCTAACTCCACTCTTAGCGAAAGTATTTCATCTATGACGCCGCCCTTACCCCCTCTTTCCCCCGGTGAGCAGTCCAGTCCGAATATTACACCAAGAAATTCGACAAGATATAAACATAGCAG tttACCATATGGAAGTAAACCTGACTACGATGGTTACAGCAAATCATCTAAACTACACACAGGACGAGAATCAGCAGGAAACTCTCGCTGGCACAGTAGTTCCAATCAGAAACATAAAAGCACCAAAAAAATGGACCACAGCGCTGTGCTACGAGGCAAACAAA TTTTTGGTTTGGATACCACCGACTTGACTTCAACCACCACCAGATCACTAGATCTCGAATCAATGTTGGACGGTCAAAGCGATTCGGATGGTGACATAAGTACGACGGATGCTCGAGCTATAAGAAAACAACTAGAAGGTTTAGAAACTATGTATTCAGAAGTACTTAAACTTCTAGGCGTTAAGAAATATAGCGGGCGGTACCAGCCTTCGGATCCAAGATTCAGCAAGCGAAGATATGGCAGTATGTCGTCGTTACCATCGAGTTCTGTAAGCAGTCGACCAATCAGAGATAAAAGACGGGCTCACGAAGATAGAAAGAAAGTGCGAGATATCAGAGGGATAAACAAAAGATTTCAACGGTTGGAATCGCATGTTGTCACTTTGGCAAG GTCTGTTGCTCATTTATCGTCCGAAATGCGCACCCAACACTTGATGATCCAAGAAATGGAAAACATCCGAGGAGAAATCGCGGCACTGAGGACACAGACGAACATGCTGAACGTGAGGTCGCAGTCAGCTTCTAGGGTTCTCAATACCTCTAAGGACTTGCCGACTCTGGCCAATCCAACCAGGGTAAAGAAGCTGACGAAGTTTTTTGGAGATGAGCCGCCATTACTGAGGCTGTTCTTAAGGAAGTTAGGTTATGAg AAATACGCAAACGTCTTCGAAAATGAACGTGTCGGAATGGTCGAACTACCGTATCTGAGCGAAGAGAGACTTCAGAAGATGGGAGTACCGTTAGGACCACGGCTCAGGATCATGCAAGAAGCGCAGATATCCGTCTGTAAAGATAACACCTTGTGTATAGTCTAG
- the LOC138133433 gene encoding uncharacterized protein isoform X6 — protein sequence MSRPVFPLPDKNHSGMVQTPHQQSDQNPVFRATYHPAPQEYYNGQATPSTGAVPRQSWHGNDAPKPAPRPYQEDFPQNNSQQVSVQIEQSKEPASKDKKSMTKTYHTIKDIISSRFKSNKDNLEEKPEEPGLNNVTEELRRSQRNIGEEQTEKKSSGGEQGIYGKPRVDPNISHQQHQYNQHIIQQQMLQAQQYQVSQQIKMQSMYQQQLVQTRSQEMLVARPEEQIYYQNAYGGTPQRSGNRFVVPGSREQNYVQMQHHSQFTATKEKDERRQPIAMERRSAQQIERDSQRQKSFEARRAASQPQLAYEDDTTPEMPDSRPQPQAAPTRRGSHGNIMEAGSIIPASADTEKDSDDGGFLKRNNSKERRLEDKKPEVSQEEESKVTEALQGTPRKRLEGEIGKIEGVYNVGQRTKGEDEGRGKKNASGSAASSDYDKTGQSSSNADSGRGSAAYSSGRRPGGIDLNGDGCDTGQVQGGHYRDHHGGHDSEWVDIVENELRHILEPKLHELSLQGNSVGIANSTLSESISSMTPPLPPLSPGEQSSPNITPRNSTRYKHSSLPYGSKPDYDGYSKSSKLHTGRESAGNSRWHSSSNQKHKSTKKMDHSAVLRGKQIFGLDTTDLTSTTTRSLDLESMLDGQSDSDGDISTTDARAIRKQLEGLETMYSEVLKLLGVKKYSGRYQPSDPRFSKRRYGSMSSLPSSSVSSRPIRDKRRAHEDRKKVRDIRGINKRFQRLESHVVTLARSVAHLSSEMRTQHLMIQEMENIRGEIAALRTQTNMLNVRSQSASRVLNTSKDLPTLANPTRVKKLTKFFGDEPPLLRLFLRKLGYEKYANVFENERVGMVELPYLSEERLQKMGVPLGPRLRIMQEAQISVCKDNTLCIV from the exons AATCACTCGGGCATGGTACAGACCCCTCATCAGCAATCCGACCAGAACCCAGTTTTCCGGGCTACTTACCACCCCGCCCCGCAGGAGTACTATAACGGTCAAGCGACCCCCTCCACCGGTGCTGTTCCAAGACAATCTTGGCACGGAAATGACGCCCCCAAACCCGCTCCTCGCCCATATCAAGAAGACTTTCCCCAAAACAACTCCCAGCAAGTGTCGGTACAGATTGAACAATCGAAGGAACCAGCTTCAAAGGATAAGAAAAGTATGACGAAAACGTATCACACGATTAAGGATATCATATCGAGCAGGTTTAAGAGCAACAAAGATAATTTGGAAGAGAAACCGGAGGAGCCTGGCTTGAATAATGTCACCGAGGAGTTGAGACGCAGTCAAAGAAACATCGGGGAGGAGCAAacggaaaaaaaaagttccggTGGGGAGCAGGGCATATACGGGAAGCCGCGAGTGGACCCGAACATTTCGCACCAACAACACCAATACAATCAGCATATTATACAACAGCAGATGTTACAAGCTCAGCAATATCAGGTCAGCCAGCAGATCAAGATGCAAAGTATGTATCAACAGCAACTTGTTCAGACAAGGAGTCAAGAAATGTTGGTGGCGAGACCGGAAGAACAGATTTACTACCAGAATGCGTACGGTGGTACGCCCCAAAGGAGTGGAAATAGATTTGTGGTGCCCGGAAGCAGAGAACAGAATTATGTGCAAATGCAACATCATTCTCAG TTTACCGCTACTAAAGAGAAAGATGAAAGGCGACAACCGATCGCGATGGAACGCCGCAGTGCCCAACAGATAGAGCGCGACAGTCAACGTCAGAAAAGCTTTGAAGCACGTCGTGCCGCTTCTCAACCCCAACTAGCCTATGAGGATGACACCACACCAGAAATGCCAGACAGCCGTCCCCAACCTCAAGCAGCTCCCACTCGAAGAGGCTCCCACGGTAATATCATGGAAGCCGGTTCCATAATACCAGCGTCTGCAGACACAGAGAAGGACAGCGATGACGGTGGTTTCCTCAAGCGGAACAACTCCAAAGAAAGGAGATTGGAGGACAAGAAACCTGAAGTGAGCCAAGAAGAAGAGAGTAAAGTGACGGAAGCCCTTCAAGGAACGCCACGTAAACGATTGGAGGGCGAAATTGGGAAGATCGAAGGTGTATACAATGTGGGACAGAGAACGAAAGGGGAAGATGAGGGGAGGGGTAAGAAGAATGCATCTGGATCTGCTGCCAGCTCAGATTATGACAAGACGGGGCAATCCTCGTCTAATGCTGACTCCGGGAGGGGAAGTGCCGCGTACAGTAGCGGCCGGAGACCGGGAGGGATTGACTTGAATGGAGATGGTTGTGATACAGGACAGGTTCAAGGAGGACATTATAGGGACCACCACGGAGGGCATGATTCTGAATGGGTAGACATCGTAGAAAACGAGTTGAGACATATTTTGGAGCCTAAACTTCACGAATTATCCCTACAAGGAAATAGTGTCGGTATCGCTAACTCCACTCTTAGCGAAAGTATTTCATCTATGACGCCGCCCTTACCCCCTCTTTCCCCCGGTGAGCAGTCCAGTCCGAATATTACACCAAGAAATTCGACAAGATATAAACATAGCAG tttACCATATGGAAGTAAACCTGACTACGATGGTTACAGCAAATCATCTAAACTACACACAGGACGAGAATCAGCAGGAAACTCTCGCTGGCACAGTAGTTCCAATCAGAAACATAAAAGCACCAAAAAAATGGACCACAGCGCTGTGCTACGAGGCAAACAAA TTTTTGGTTTGGATACCACCGACTTGACTTCAACCACCACCAGATCACTAGATCTCGAATCAATGTTGGACGGTCAAAGCGATTCGGATGGTGACATAAGTACGACGGATGCTCGAGCTATAAGAAAACAACTAGAAGGTTTAGAAACTATGTATTCAGAAGTACTTAAACTTCTAGGCGTTAAGAAATATAGCGGGCGGTACCAGCCTTCGGATCCAAGATTCAGCAAGCGAAGATATGGCAGTATGTCGTCGTTACCATCGAGTTCTGTAAGCAGTCGACCAATCAGAGATAAAAGACGGGCTCACGAAGATAGAAAGAAAGTGCGAGATATCAGAGGGATAAACAAAAGATTTCAACGGTTGGAATCGCATGTTGTCACTTTGGCAAG GTCTGTTGCTCATTTATCGTCCGAAATGCGCACCCAACACTTGATGATCCAAGAAATGGAAAACATCCGAGGAGAAATCGCGGCACTGAGGACACAGACGAACATGCTGAACGTGAGGTCGCAGTCAGCTTCTAGGGTTCTCAATACCTCTAAGGACTTGCCGACTCTGGCCAATCCAACCAGGGTAAAGAAGCTGACGAAGTTTTTTGGAGATGAGCCGCCATTACTGAGGCTGTTCTTAAGGAAGTTAGGTTATGAg AAATACGCAAACGTCTTCGAAAATGAACGTGTCGGAATGGTCGAACTACCGTATCTGAGCGAAGAGAGACTTCAGAAGATGGGAGTACCGTTAGGACCACGGCTCAGGATCATGCAAGAAGCGCAGATATCCGTCTGTAAAGATAACACCTTGTGTATAGTCTAG
- the LOC138133433 gene encoding uncharacterized protein isoform X3, with translation MPPYPLYNEPSIPGATGLDTPVAAASPATQQGLHTHSSKFPIEREVILSSTDKNSKIPILHDYKKRTKGAIAPDVPPKQMAAWTAQGQTHQILSPDQNHSGMVQTPHQQSDQNPVFRATYHPAPQEYYNGQATPSTGAVPRQSWHGNDAPKPAPRPYQEDFPQNNSQQVSVQIEQSKEPASKDKKSMTKTYHTIKDIISSRFKSNKDNLEEKPEEPGLNNVTEELRRSQRNIGEEQTEKKSSGGEQGIYGKPRVDPNISHQQHQYNQHIIQQQMLQAQQYQVSQQIKMQSMYQQQLVQTRSQEMLVARPEEQIYYQNAYGGTPQRSGNRFVVPGSREQNYVQMQHHSQFTATKEKDERRQPIAMERRSAQQIERDSQRQKSFEARRAASQPQLAYEDDTTPEMPDSRPQPQAAPTRRGSHGNIMEAGSIIPASADTEKDSDDGGFLKRNNSKERRLEDKKPEVSQEEESKVTEALQGTPRKRLEGEIGKIEGVYNVGQRTKGEDEGRGKKNASGSAASSDYDKTGQSSSNADSGRGSAAYSSGRRPGGIDLNGDGCDTGQVQGGHYRDHHGGHDSEWVDIVENELRHILEPKLHELSLQGNSVGIANSTLSESISSMTPPLPPLSPGEQSSPNITPRNSTRYKHSSLPYGSKPDYDGYSKSSKLHTGRESAGNSRWHSSSNQKHKSTKKMDHSAVLRGKQIFGLDTTDLTSTTTRSLDLESMLDGQSDSDGDISTTDARAIRKQLEGLETMYSEVLKLLGVKKYSGRYQPSDPRFSKRRYGSMSSLPSSSVSSRPIRDKRRAHEDRKKVRDIRGINKRFQRLESHVVTLARSVAHLSSEMRTQHLMIQEMENIRGEIAALRTQTNMLNVRSQSASRVLNTSKDLPTLANPTRVKKLTKFFGDEPPLLRLFLRKLGYEKYANVFENERVGMVELPYLSEERLQKMGVPLGPRLRIMQEAQISVCKDNTLCIV, from the exons AATCACTCGGGCATGGTACAGACCCCTCATCAGCAATCCGACCAGAACCCAGTTTTCCGGGCTACTTACCACCCCGCCCCGCAGGAGTACTATAACGGTCAAGCGACCCCCTCCACCGGTGCTGTTCCAAGACAATCTTGGCACGGAAATGACGCCCCCAAACCCGCTCCTCGCCCATATCAAGAAGACTTTCCCCAAAACAACTCCCAGCAAGTGTCGGTACAGATTGAACAATCGAAGGAACCAGCTTCAAAGGATAAGAAAAGTATGACGAAAACGTATCACACGATTAAGGATATCATATCGAGCAGGTTTAAGAGCAACAAAGATAATTTGGAAGAGAAACCGGAGGAGCCTGGCTTGAATAATGTCACCGAGGAGTTGAGACGCAGTCAAAGAAACATCGGGGAGGAGCAAacggaaaaaaaaagttccggTGGGGAGCAGGGCATATACGGGAAGCCGCGAGTGGACCCGAACATTTCGCACCAACAACACCAATACAATCAGCATATTATACAACAGCAGATGTTACAAGCTCAGCAATATCAGGTCAGCCAGCAGATCAAGATGCAAAGTATGTATCAACAGCAACTTGTTCAGACAAGGAGTCAAGAAATGTTGGTGGCGAGACCGGAAGAACAGATTTACTACCAGAATGCGTACGGTGGTACGCCCCAAAGGAGTGGAAATAGATTTGTGGTGCCCGGAAGCAGAGAACAGAATTATGTGCAAATGCAACATCATTCTCAG TTTACCGCTACTAAAGAGAAAGATGAAAGGCGACAACCGATCGCGATGGAACGCCGCAGTGCCCAACAGATAGAGCGCGACAGTCAACGTCAGAAAAGCTTTGAAGCACGTCGTGCCGCTTCTCAACCCCAACTAGCCTATGAGGATGACACCACACCAGAAATGCCAGACAGCCGTCCCCAACCTCAAGCAGCTCCCACTCGAAGAGGCTCCCACGGTAATATCATGGAAGCCGGTTCCATAATACCAGCGTCTGCAGACACAGAGAAGGACAGCGATGACGGTGGTTTCCTCAAGCGGAACAACTCCAAAGAAAGGAGATTGGAGGACAAGAAACCTGAAGTGAGCCAAGAAGAAGAGAGTAAAGTGACGGAAGCCCTTCAAGGAACGCCACGTAAACGATTGGAGGGCGAAATTGGGAAGATCGAAGGTGTATACAATGTGGGACAGAGAACGAAAGGGGAAGATGAGGGGAGGGGTAAGAAGAATGCATCTGGATCTGCTGCCAGCTCAGATTATGACAAGACGGGGCAATCCTCGTCTAATGCTGACTCCGGGAGGGGAAGTGCCGCGTACAGTAGCGGCCGGAGACCGGGAGGGATTGACTTGAATGGAGATGGTTGTGATACAGGACAGGTTCAAGGAGGACATTATAGGGACCACCACGGAGGGCATGATTCTGAATGGGTAGACATCGTAGAAAACGAGTTGAGACATATTTTGGAGCCTAAACTTCACGAATTATCCCTACAAGGAAATAGTGTCGGTATCGCTAACTCCACTCTTAGCGAAAGTATTTCATCTATGACGCCGCCCTTACCCCCTCTTTCCCCCGGTGAGCAGTCCAGTCCGAATATTACACCAAGAAATTCGACAAGATATAAACATAGCAG tttACCATATGGAAGTAAACCTGACTACGATGGTTACAGCAAATCATCTAAACTACACACAGGACGAGAATCAGCAGGAAACTCTCGCTGGCACAGTAGTTCCAATCAGAAACATAAAAGCACCAAAAAAATGGACCACAGCGCTGTGCTACGAGGCAAACAAA TTTTTGGTTTGGATACCACCGACTTGACTTCAACCACCACCAGATCACTAGATCTCGAATCAATGTTGGACGGTCAAAGCGATTCGGATGGTGACATAAGTACGACGGATGCTCGAGCTATAAGAAAACAACTAGAAGGTTTAGAAACTATGTATTCAGAAGTACTTAAACTTCTAGGCGTTAAGAAATATAGCGGGCGGTACCAGCCTTCGGATCCAAGATTCAGCAAGCGAAGATATGGCAGTATGTCGTCGTTACCATCGAGTTCTGTAAGCAGTCGACCAATCAGAGATAAAAGACGGGCTCACGAAGATAGAAAGAAAGTGCGAGATATCAGAGGGATAAACAAAAGATTTCAACGGTTGGAATCGCATGTTGTCACTTTGGCAAG GTCTGTTGCTCATTTATCGTCCGAAATGCGCACCCAACACTTGATGATCCAAGAAATGGAAAACATCCGAGGAGAAATCGCGGCACTGAGGACACAGACGAACATGCTGAACGTGAGGTCGCAGTCAGCTTCTAGGGTTCTCAATACCTCTAAGGACTTGCCGACTCTGGCCAATCCAACCAGGGTAAAGAAGCTGACGAAGTTTTTTGGAGATGAGCCGCCATTACTGAGGCTGTTCTTAAGGAAGTTAGGTTATGAg AAATACGCAAACGTCTTCGAAAATGAACGTGTCGGAATGGTCGAACTACCGTATCTGAGCGAAGAGAGACTTCAGAAGATGGGAGTACCGTTAGGACCACGGCTCAGGATCATGCAAGAAGCGCAGATATCCGTCTGTAAAGATAACACCTTGTGTATAGTCTAG
- the LOC138133433 gene encoding uncharacterized protein isoform X4 has protein sequence MAAWTAQGQTHQILSPDQNHSGMVQTPHQQSDQNPVFRATYHPAPQEYYNGQATPSTGAVPRQSWHGNDAPKPAPRPYQEDFPQNNSQQVSVQIEQSKEPASKDKKSMTKTYHTIKDIISSRFKSNKDNLEEKPEEPGLNNVTEELRRSQRNIGEEQTEKKSSGGEQGIYGKPRVDPNISHQQHQYNQHIIQQQMLQAQQYQVSQQIKMQSMYQQQLVQTRSQEMLVARPEEQIYYQNAYGGTPQRSGNRFVVPGSREQNYVQMQHHSQFTATKEKDERRQPIAMERRSAQQIERDSQRQKSFEARRAASQPQLAYEDDTTPEMPDSRPQPQAAPTRRGSHGNIMEAGSIIPASADTEKDSDDGGFLKRNNSKERRLEDKKPEVSQEEESKVTEALQGTPRKRLEGEIGKIEGVYNVGQRTKGEDEGRGKKNASGSAASSDYDKTGQSSSNADSGRGSAAYSSGRRPGGIDLNGDGCDTGQVQGGHYRDHHGGHDSEWVDIVENELRHILEPKLHELSLQGNSVGIANSTLSESISSMTPPLPPLSPGEQSSPNITPRNSTRYKHSSLPYGSKPDYDGYSKSSKLHTGRESAGNSRWHSSSNQKHKSTKKMDHSAVLRGKQIFGLDTTDLTSTTTRSLDLESMLDGQSDSDGDISTTDARAIRKQLEGLETMYSEVLKLLGVKKYSGRYQPSDPRFSKRRYGSMSSLPSSSVSSRPIRDKRRAHEDRKKVRDIRGINKRFQRLESHVVTLARSVAHLSSEMRTQHLMIQEMENIRGEIAALRTQTNMLNVRSQSASRVLNTSKDLPTLANPTRVKKLTKFFGDEPPLLRLFLRKLGYEKYANVFENERVGMVELPYLSEERLQKMGVPLGPRLRIMQEAQISVCKDNTLCIV, from the exons AATCACTCGGGCATGGTACAGACCCCTCATCAGCAATCCGACCAGAACCCAGTTTTCCGGGCTACTTACCACCCCGCCCCGCAGGAGTACTATAACGGTCAAGCGACCCCCTCCACCGGTGCTGTTCCAAGACAATCTTGGCACGGAAATGACGCCCCCAAACCCGCTCCTCGCCCATATCAAGAAGACTTTCCCCAAAACAACTCCCAGCAAGTGTCGGTACAGATTGAACAATCGAAGGAACCAGCTTCAAAGGATAAGAAAAGTATGACGAAAACGTATCACACGATTAAGGATATCATATCGAGCAGGTTTAAGAGCAACAAAGATAATTTGGAAGAGAAACCGGAGGAGCCTGGCTTGAATAATGTCACCGAGGAGTTGAGACGCAGTCAAAGAAACATCGGGGAGGAGCAAacggaaaaaaaaagttccggTGGGGAGCAGGGCATATACGGGAAGCCGCGAGTGGACCCGAACATTTCGCACCAACAACACCAATACAATCAGCATATTATACAACAGCAGATGTTACAAGCTCAGCAATATCAGGTCAGCCAGCAGATCAAGATGCAAAGTATGTATCAACAGCAACTTGTTCAGACAAGGAGTCAAGAAATGTTGGTGGCGAGACCGGAAGAACAGATTTACTACCAGAATGCGTACGGTGGTACGCCCCAAAGGAGTGGAAATAGATTTGTGGTGCCCGGAAGCAGAGAACAGAATTATGTGCAAATGCAACATCATTCTCAG TTTACCGCTACTAAAGAGAAAGATGAAAGGCGACAACCGATCGCGATGGAACGCCGCAGTGCCCAACAGATAGAGCGCGACAGTCAACGTCAGAAAAGCTTTGAAGCACGTCGTGCCGCTTCTCAACCCCAACTAGCCTATGAGGATGACACCACACCAGAAATGCCAGACAGCCGTCCCCAACCTCAAGCAGCTCCCACTCGAAGAGGCTCCCACGGTAATATCATGGAAGCCGGTTCCATAATACCAGCGTCTGCAGACACAGAGAAGGACAGCGATGACGGTGGTTTCCTCAAGCGGAACAACTCCAAAGAAAGGAGATTGGAGGACAAGAAACCTGAAGTGAGCCAAGAAGAAGAGAGTAAAGTGACGGAAGCCCTTCAAGGAACGCCACGTAAACGATTGGAGGGCGAAATTGGGAAGATCGAAGGTGTATACAATGTGGGACAGAGAACGAAAGGGGAAGATGAGGGGAGGGGTAAGAAGAATGCATCTGGATCTGCTGCCAGCTCAGATTATGACAAGACGGGGCAATCCTCGTCTAATGCTGACTCCGGGAGGGGAAGTGCCGCGTACAGTAGCGGCCGGAGACCGGGAGGGATTGACTTGAATGGAGATGGTTGTGATACAGGACAGGTTCAAGGAGGACATTATAGGGACCACCACGGAGGGCATGATTCTGAATGGGTAGACATCGTAGAAAACGAGTTGAGACATATTTTGGAGCCTAAACTTCACGAATTATCCCTACAAGGAAATAGTGTCGGTATCGCTAACTCCACTCTTAGCGAAAGTATTTCATCTATGACGCCGCCCTTACCCCCTCTTTCCCCCGGTGAGCAGTCCAGTCCGAATATTACACCAAGAAATTCGACAAGATATAAACATAGCAG tttACCATATGGAAGTAAACCTGACTACGATGGTTACAGCAAATCATCTAAACTACACACAGGACGAGAATCAGCAGGAAACTCTCGCTGGCACAGTAGTTCCAATCAGAAACATAAAAGCACCAAAAAAATGGACCACAGCGCTGTGCTACGAGGCAAACAAA TTTTTGGTTTGGATACCACCGACTTGACTTCAACCACCACCAGATCACTAGATCTCGAATCAATGTTGGACGGTCAAAGCGATTCGGATGGTGACATAAGTACGACGGATGCTCGAGCTATAAGAAAACAACTAGAAGGTTTAGAAACTATGTATTCAGAAGTACTTAAACTTCTAGGCGTTAAGAAATATAGCGGGCGGTACCAGCCTTCGGATCCAAGATTCAGCAAGCGAAGATATGGCAGTATGTCGTCGTTACCATCGAGTTCTGTAAGCAGTCGACCAATCAGAGATAAAAGACGGGCTCACGAAGATAGAAAGAAAGTGCGAGATATCAGAGGGATAAACAAAAGATTTCAACGGTTGGAATCGCATGTTGTCACTTTGGCAAG GTCTGTTGCTCATTTATCGTCCGAAATGCGCACCCAACACTTGATGATCCAAGAAATGGAAAACATCCGAGGAGAAATCGCGGCACTGAGGACACAGACGAACATGCTGAACGTGAGGTCGCAGTCAGCTTCTAGGGTTCTCAATACCTCTAAGGACTTGCCGACTCTGGCCAATCCAACCAGGGTAAAGAAGCTGACGAAGTTTTTTGGAGATGAGCCGCCATTACTGAGGCTGTTCTTAAGGAAGTTAGGTTATGAg AAATACGCAAACGTCTTCGAAAATGAACGTGTCGGAATGGTCGAACTACCGTATCTGAGCGAAGAGAGACTTCAGAAGATGGGAGTACCGTTAGGACCACGGCTCAGGATCATGCAAGAAGCGCAGATATCCGTCTGTAAAGATAACACCTTGTGTATAGTCTAG